GCTAAAGAGCGCTCTGCTCTACTCAGATCTGGCCGTTCGTCCTTCCAGAGATCTGAGCACAGCTGCACTCTCTACCGTGCGTTTCCTAATCTCGCAGAAGTCAGGATACTTGTAGGACCGCACGGTTCTGCAGGTTGGCAGAACTATGGaagccgctcgcgctgcctCGAAGAGCTTGCGGGCGCCTTCTGGTGGGTCGGCGCAACACCAGAAAAAAGTGCTTTTCACACAGGTCCACACAGGTCTAAGTCAGGTGCCGAGGAAAATTGGGTCTGCACACTCTGACGGGCGCCAACGAGGGTACGGACATGGGAAAGACACCGGAAAAGAAGTCATCGGGCAAAAAGGCACCCTTCGGCACGACCAAGGGCGCCTTCGGCAAGGAAGGAAAGGGGGGTAAGGGCAGAGGAGGTAGACCACTGGGTAAAATGGTGAGTAccgccgcaccgccgctTTTTTCCGGTGGAACTTGACGAACTTTTGCTGACCTCGCACCACGCCCTTGCCAATCCTCACAGGAGTGCGGACAGGAGAAGACGAAAAGAGGGGGCGAGGCGGTGTTCGATGACAAGATCCGCAAGTGAGTCATAGCCCGTCCCCGCATTCCTTTCACCCTGGAAAGGAATAGCGCCCTGTTTTTTTTCGGCATCCTGCAATAATTCGCGTTGTTCGATGCTCACCTCTCGCATCTGTCCGGCCGACAGGGAGTGGGTAACCGGGTACAGCAAACGGAAGACGCAGCGTAGGAAGTTCGCCATCAAGCAGGCTGAGGAAAAGGCGCGGAAGGAGAGGCTTCAGGAAAGGAAGGAGCGCCGTGAGGAGATGCGACGGAACCTTGGACTGGACAAGCAgaacgacgaggaagaggagaAGGTCGTCGGCAAGGTGGACACCGAGGTTGTGGAGTACGGCAGCGGGGTGACGGTGACCGTGGAGGGTCTCGACTGATTACCTCGTGGATAGCATTAACGCGTCGGGTCCGAGCCAGTGGTATTCGAGGTTTCTCGCTTATTATTAGTCCCACTCGATGTTCTTCTTGTTTCGCAGTTTTTTCTTGTCGGACCCGCGTTTCTTGTTCTCCAGTCGCACCTTGTTGGCTTTCTCCGCCTGTTTCACCAGCTTTTTCTTCGCGGTCTTGTTCGCCTTTTGTTGGGGCAACTTCGAAGCGCGGTTAAGGCACGCCTGCATcttctccagcgcgtcgtccacgttcTGCGACTGCGTGCGGAACCTGCTCGACTGGATCACCAGCTCGCCATCTTTGTTCACCCTGTTCTTCTCCAGCACCATCAGCCGCCGAGCCACCCACGGATGCAGCCAGTCCGATGCCCGCTCGAGATGCAGTCGCATGTCGACCTTCGTATTCACCTTGTTGACGTTCTGCccgcccgcaccgccgctCCGGGCGAACGAGATGGTGACATCGTCCTTGGTCACCTTCCGAGGTGGGTCTGTGCACTCCCCTGGCTCCGGCATTGGCAGGGtgtccgcgacgcggggccCGGAGATGCCTCGCAACGCCTCGACGTCTTTTGGGCCTTTATCATTCAATGGCGTTTCATCGAAatcttcgtcgtcctcgtacTGTGAAGATGGCGGGCGAGAGGAGGAAAGGGATGTCAGGGGCGTGCGTTGGACGCATCGGTTGGAGTGAAAGTTTGGAGCTGGGCACTGACCCACGCCgggtcgtcttcgtcctcgtcgtcccagtATTCGTCGTCGTATCCGCCCTTGCCGTACGCACGCACGAGGCGGAGCCTCTCACCATGTCCCGTGAACCCCTCAtcgaaccgccgcgctcgcacCGTGAAGGGAAGTCCGAGGGGCGGCCACGACCGATGTTCGCCTGCGCGTGCAActgtcgccgcgcgctggaaCCCGCCCCTCGCTTGGGGCGGTCGTGCCGCCGCTCCGCACGATGAGACTAATCGACGGCAAAGTCCAAGCATCGTGCGAaaccccgtcgccggcatGCAGCCCAAGTGCGTGGTGCGAAGCCGTCTTGGTCGTGCTTTGGCAACAACCAGACAGAATATTTTTTGAAAACACATCCCTTCACAGTTCAGACCACCCCTCCTACCTAGAGAAGCGATCATGGTGGTCAGCAACGTCCCTCTACAGCGCGACCTCCGAGATGATTTGAATGCTAAtcgtcggcgaaggaggaATAAAGGCGCACCCCGCGGGCCGAAGGATGGCGAGAGTAAGGACGAGCGGCAGCGGCCCGCGATCGATCGGCAGCTgcccgagccccgcgcgaagGAGGGTAAGCAAGAACAGGGGCAGCATCAGCCGAGGCCAAAGCCCCAGAGAGTCAAGAAGGGCCGCAACACCCGAGACTTCGAGCCGAGCCAGGCACCTCCTGGACTGAAggtggtcgtcggcgacgcatCCAAGGCTACCCTCGGCAAGAAACTGCACGGACGACATGTAGTTTACGTGCCCAACTTCTATTGCGAGGAAGAGGACGCCTCCGTTTACGAGAAGCTGATGCAAGAagtcaaggcggcgggctcgccggACATGTGGGTTCCCTGGCATGAGGACTCACATTTCATCGCCAACGACAGGGATCGACACGGCAAGTGGAAACAGGAGTCTCCCATTTTCATGGCTGTCGTGGATCGGATCGCCAAGTACTTCAAGATGGACGTGAAGGCGACGCGCTTCAATTGGTATCGGGACGCGGAGGAATGGAAACCCTATCACCAcgatgcggcggcggtcaaACCCGACAAGGCCAAGACGCAGAATTgcaccgtcgccgtgtcCTTCGGAGCGTGCCGGGACGCAGCTTTTGAGCACGCCAAGACGGGCACGACTGTGTTTTTCCCTCAGGGGAACGGTTCGGCGTACACCTTCGGCCACGACGTCAACTGCGAATGGAGACACGGGATTCCCCAGGTTCCCGAGGAACTTCGCAAGGAGGGCGGGATACAAAATGCGGGACGCGTATCCATCATCGCCTGGGGCTGGGTGGATCAGGACAGAGATGACATCTCGGCTTTCAAGAACTGACTGAGTCAACTCGATTTGGCAGAGTTTGATCTGCCCCGCCCGACAACCTCTCTAGAAGCCCTCTTGCGCAAGAACGAGAGCGCTGGCTCGCACGTTTCCTCCCACGATGGCATTTCGTCTACCTTGCCGTCGAGCACCTCATCGCTGTGTTTGTCTCTCGCGAGTCGCACCGTCGACTCGATCAGTGCCACCCGCGCCTGTCTCTCCTCCCTCGATCCGTTCTCCCCGGCCCATCTGTTCCCTGATCTCCTGTTCAGGGAATATATCCTGTCGTGCAGGTTCATTCCCCACGCCCACCTCGGCACGTCCTTTATTCCCCACGGCACCGTGTAagtcagcggcggcgaaaggTGCCCGTACTTTGCCACGTAAAAGGTGACCACAGGCGCGAGTGTCCTCCTGACGAAGTGATCTGGCAGGCTCCACGCGAAGCCCAATTCGTTGAGCTGCTTCACCTTGAGCTCATCCAGAGGCGATGTGGTGCCCCGCTGACGAAGCCGAGCCGCGTACCTACCGAGGTGCATTCCGAGCGCGATTTTCGGCAGGCCGCTCGCCAGCGCTCCCCTACCCGTCGGGCACACGTAATCTGTCGGCACCGCGAGGTGCCCGTGTTGCCGCCTGAACCACGCGAGCGCTGGCACATCTCTGATTTGCCACGTGTGCGCCGACTTGAGCTCCCACGGAAAATCAATATCTGCCAGtgccttggcgcgctcgggcTCCTGATCGAGGTAGAACCCCTTGTTTTTATCCCTCATGTCGTGCACGACGGACCCGAGGGTGAAGCCCCAATTGaaccgcgcgagctccgggTCTGGCGGGCACACGTAGTGCCTTGGTACCAGCAGATGGCCGTGCCTTCGCTTGAAGAACCTCAGGGTGGCCATGATCTGGTGGTAAAATATCCAGTCCTTCGACCTCCACACGAacctctccgcctccgtctcccCTCCCACGCTCTGCAGCATCTCCAGGTACTCGGCGTTGTGGCGCACAAAGTCGCCGCGAGTCCTGATGTTGTCCACCCTCTTCCCAAGGTTGAAGCCCCGGATGGCCTCGGGCACGCCGGGATCGTCCGGGATCACGTAGGTCTTACTGATGTTTAGGTGATGGTGCTTCTGGAAGAAGTATCGCAGGCCAGGCAGGATCTTGTGCACGAAGACGTCGTTCTTCGACGtagcctcctcgcgcccgatcTGCCGCAGGTGCTGGGCGTAGTCCCTGCCGGAAGTCTTCGGCGCCAGCGAGCGCATCCTCAGCGCGCGAAGCCGAGCCTCCTCGTCTTTACCCGCCGACAATTCCGCTACCTCGGTGGAGAAACCCTGTCGGAAACGGCGATGCGGAGTGGTCAGCGTCAGCGTCGGGGAGCGTGCGGCGGCCAAGAGGTGAGGAGAGGTGCCCAACTTTTAttctcgaggaggaggatgcgaCGCACCTGCACGCTCCGACGATCCGTCCATCCTTCGAGGAGCCGTGCGCGAGGGAACAGGAGATGGACTCGCCGCCACGTGAGTAGACCCGCCGACTGTCGGCCCAAGGTCGCCCCGCACCTGGACAACATCTCTCTCGGTCTGTGGCGAGCAAAATTCTCTCGCGGACTTCATCAACGCGAGGGCGAACTGAAGCACTCGATTGTCGATGCAAGCGGGTCGCAAGAAAAATGCGCTGCGCCAAATCGGATTTTTCTTCGTTTTCGCGCGAGTGCTGGCGAACCGTGAAATCCCGAATTATATGTCGTCGCGTAAAAAGTCCTGAAAAGCGGAGATCTGGCCTTGGTCAACTCGCCAATCACGAGTCAACCTCCGCGAACGCGGATACGTGGCTGGGGAAGCCTCTCGCACTTGGCTTGGCGCTTTTTTACTTGGCAATGCGCGCGTTGAAGCCCGGACATGGCGcctccggcgccgctcgaATCGTGGTCGACACAGCGCTGATCTTCACGATGTACCACGCATGTCTGACGAATTGGGGTCACTGGGTGCGTCTGTTCGCAGAGGGGCCGCTCTCGGAGGAGACGAGTGAGGCGGGTGCACACGTGGAATGGCTGCTGACGGTGCGCGCACACGCAACGCTTTCCACCACCCGCACGTGCGGATCTCGCGCCGTTCTCGTCCCGAGTGCCTGTGCAAATATTGTTTCTCTTTCCGCTGACAATATCTTCCGTCGCCTTATTCCATCCCTCACCGCAGCCGGCCCGGGagtgcgtcgcggaggcggtccAGGCGGCGATCTTGATCGTCGCGATCCTCGTCACGCTCAAtccgcaccgcggcgcgttgACGCTCCTAAGTATCCTCACGATCTTCCTCGTGAACATCGTACTagaaccccgcgcggcggacgtcgtggcTAGACTCATCGGGGCGGTGGATCATCGCGatgatgagcgcggcgccgaggcgactcCCGGCACGCCCCCGCTCCacccggcgctcgaggcgctcgtcaccgacgcaAACGAGGAGGAATTCCTGGCTGAGCTTGCGCGCTGGCCGACGGagttggaggcggcggaggcggcggatacGGCGGAAGATGGAGGAATGGATGAGGTGATTTCGGGAACTAACGgctcgccgagcccgaggggCGAGCGGGCATTCGACTCGTTCGTTTCCCGCCGGCCGGCTGGCGAAGACGAGAGTTGGACGGTGATCCACCGCGGGAGCACGGGAAACGGCACGACGTATCGGATGCTCCGCCGGAATggagcggcgccggggactgCGGACAGCGACGGTCGCGGGGGTCTCACGCAGTTCAGGCTCGAGGCTGTCATGGAGGGAGTCACcgcggagcagctcgcgcgcgcacaGATGAGCGACACGATCCGCGGCGAGTGGGACTCGACGCTGATCTTCGCCaaacgcctcgccgcgacgaacccgGGCCCCGATTCTCCCGGAAACGGATGCGAGCTGGCATTTTGGCGCATGAAATTCCCAATGCCACTCTCCCCTCGCGACTATCTCTTCGTCCGACGCAGATGGGAGAGAGACGGCGCGTTCTATGGAGTCACACGCGATGCCACGGGCGGGGctgggggcgccgccgatgcactcgccgcgtgcgtcgacggggcTGGAGGCGGGAGTTTCCGCGTGCGCCGCATATTCTCCGGGCAGCGCATCAAGAACGTGACCCGGTCGACGTTCGATCGTTTCTCGTCACATTCGGATGGTTTcgactcggcgtcgccgcctccgtctcccACTTCGTCCACGCACTCGAGCTCCAATCCAACCGCGAGCAACTTTGGCAGACGACGctcaaccgccgccgagctggtGTCGGTGTACCACGAGGATAGCGGCGTTCCCGCCGCTGTGATCTCGCTCGGTGCTTGTAAGGGTCTGCTGCCTTACTTCCGAAACCTCGAGGCGGCTGCACGCGGGCCCCTCGGTACGGGCGAAGCGACTCGACTGACTCTTGAGCCTGGGCGCGGGGATGTGCGAACCTCTCGGTGGCGGGCGCTCGGTACGAAGATCGGTGTCTCGACGGGAAAGGGCAGTCAGTTGCGGGGAGTTTTCGGTCGAATCCGCAGCGGCACtctcgagaaggaggagatgTGGGGCGGGTGCACCGGTGAGAACGCGGTCAAGGTGGGCCGCAACGGGCTggcgcgccaccgacgcAGCACGCTCTCCAAATTGAAGAGCGGCCTCCACAAAACCATCCACCGGACGCCGCACCGGCATGagcacgtccacgccgaggggcgaaggcgacggttCATCGTTAAGTTCGCGGGTTTTCTCGCCATGATGGCGCACGCCAAGAAGAGGAGCCGAGCCGTCTAGCTCTATTGTGCGAGATATTCCTTCCCACTTTCTCCAAACGCGAAACTTTTTCGCTTGACTGCTTGAAACTCCGGTAAGATTACGCACTACCTTCGAGGTGTTTCTAATTGGGCTGTTCATCACTCCCGCACCATGTGGATGTGTTGAAGTTTTCCGATCTTCAATTTGTCTGCATGCCATGTCTCTGTCCTGATCTACCTGATGAATTGCCGTGATAACGACGGTTCATTGCCGTGATAATGTTCAACGCCGTGAGAATATGTATCATCAGAATTTTTTTTGGTCTGTAGCCGAAACATGCCGAAACAGCCCGAGTTTGACAAAACAAATTCTCAACCACACGGTTTATGTCTCGTCGATCATGAATATGTATGTATCATCATCAGTATGTGGATTTTTTTATGGTTTGTAATCTGCCGATACATGCCCGAAACAGCCCGAATCTACGATAATATTTTCGGTCCGACGGCACCCAGTAAACGAACTGGACCCTACAAACCTCAGATCACCAATGACGACCCGTCGTTTCGCCAGGTGTCGATCGGCTGACCAATTAAACGCTTCAACGCGCGGCAACGGGCTATTTTAAACCACGGATTTTAGAGTTGATGTCGGTGTTTGAGCAGCCGCGATCGGAACATGCGTCACTTCCGCGAGCACACACTCGCGCCCGTCCATCACACATCAATCAAAATGGCTTCCGTCGTTGAGATCACCCCCAAGTTTGGCGTCATGCCCGAGAAGAAGGgcccctcccccgccgctgTCTGCGGctacgccgtcgtcggcgcgctcgtcggatGCGCCGCCACAATCGGCGCTGCTTATCCTATGCTCAAGTCGAAGTGGGAcaaggacgacgcccccgccgccgtcgacaaGAACCCCTGCGCCGGCAAGAAGCCCGGCAAGGGCGCCGGTTTCGACAACTTTCAGTGCGTCCAATCCAGCGTCATGATGGCTGTCGAGCAGGCCGGCGGTAACGTCACCCTCGGCTACAACCAGGGCACTCACATGAAGCAGGGCCAGACTACCCTGAACAAGCCCGTCACCAccaccctcgccgaggctggaaTGTGCCCCGTGAACGTTCACTGGCATCTTGGCGCCGAGCACGTCTCCACCGGCGAGTACGACATGGCCCACACCGCGGACACGGCCAACGGCCCCACCCAGccccacgccgacgcccgcctgCCCGCTGGCCGCAAGCTCCTCGCTGCCGGTGGCACCACGTACCTCGGCGGCAGGTGCACGAAGTACCCCAACCTCTCCACCGCCCAGAAGTCGGACTACGACTGGAAGTACTGCAAGAAGatggtcgtcggcgagacCTACGAGGTCCACTGGCCCCACTCCGAGATGGGTGCTTGCAACACCAAGTGGCAGTACCAGCTCCCCTTCTACGACGGTGTACTctgccgcctcggcgaggaggcctACCCTGGCAAGGGCAAGTTTGGCCTCGGCACGGTTGGCGGGGTTGAACAACCCCTCTCCCTCCAAGGCCAGATTGGCGTCCAGGCGCAGGTCTTCGTCGTTGTCAACGACGAGAACTACTACTACCCCGATCTGCTCCGCGGTATGATCGTCACCAACGACGGTCCCGGCTCCAACACCGTCATGGGTAAGGAGATCACCGCTTACACTGGCTCCACCACTGGCACCTCCCGCGACAACACCATCTGCTCCGCGTACGGTCCCGTCACCTGGCACGTCGACCGCAAGTGCCACCtcatctccgcctcctcttTCGACAAGATGTGCAAGGACATGCTCGACCAGGCTGACGACATGTCTGATGACATCTACCcccacggcgcccgcgagcacgtcTCCGACGAACTCAGCGCCAACAACAGGGACGACCTCGGTCCCAACGGCGCCACCGTCTCTggcacgggcgacgcgtcgaccgcgaaCGTCTACAACGACCGCCAGTAAACAACATCTTGAGATGTCATCCATCGCGATGATGGTAACTAACCCGATTCTTTCGTGCGGACGAGTCATCGCAAACTCAAACACTGCTGCGTTTGCGCATCGGTCAAGATGACCCGTGCTGCTCAATAACGACCAACGTGGTCCTCCGTTTATGTGCACTATATTAACTTAAGCTACTGTTTTCAATTCAAGATATTTCGTAAGAACGGAGCGCTCCGAACCAGCTACGTCGTTCTCGACACTAGTCGTCGCCTCTTTTGCCAGTTCGACTCAACTCCAGCTCGGTGCAACCAGGATATAGCACGACTCCTCCTCCTACGCACTCATCGCCGTCGTATAGAACCAGAGCCTGACCAGGCGTGATCGCACGCTCCGGAGCGTCAAATATCACCTCgatcaccgcgccggcgccggcggcgacatccgCGTTTGCACGTCCGAGCACCTCGTCAAGATCGGGCGGCGTGCAGAACACGCTCGGTACCAACATGCTCGTCTTCGAGCGCGTGTCCATAGTCCTCGCAGTGCACGACACCGCCCGGGCACCGTACCTCGTCTGCGCCGAAAGTTTTGCGCCTCGATCCGTGTCCATGCCTCGCGGTCGTGCCCCGGACACCCAGAAGCACCGAgtgatcgccgccgaggttgtgAACAGTGCCGGGTGGTCggcccccggcgcgacgtacACAGAGTTCGATCCTCCCCGAGAGTCCTTACCAACCACGTACCACGGCACAGAAGCTCCGCCCAGGCGCGCACGCTGCCCGCACGTGTATCTCGCGAGACCTCCGTGCCTGCCCACCGCCTCCCCGCTCTCCACGGAGACGAACGAACCCGACGCACCTCGCGAAgaatcctcgccgcgtctgTCCCCTCGCGAAGAAtccgcgcgcatctcgccctccgccgggAGGTACTCCTGGATGAAATCTCCAAAGTCGCGTTTGCGCCCTATGAAGCATATACCGgcgctgctccgccgccgcgtcaccgcggcgggcaggTTCGCCggtcccgcggcgagctctcgCACCTCCCGCTTCGTCAAGCCGCCAAGAGGGAAACACGCTCGTTCGAGGGACTCGCCCCTGACTGACGCCAGAAAGTAGGACTGATCCTTGTCGGGGTCTATCCCACGCAAGAGTCGTGGCGGGTTCGTCTCGTCAATCCGGACGATTCGCGCGTAGTGTCCGGTGGCGAGGagatccgcgccgagggagcGCAAGCAAtggtcgaggagggcgccaaACTTGATATGCCGGTTGCACGCGAGGTCCGGGTTGGgagtcgcgccgcccccgtcgaaGTCTCGCAGGAAGGGTTCAAACACGGAGTGCCAGTACTCTTTCACGAAATCCACCTCCGTGAGAGGGATCCCGAcagccctcgccgccgctctggCGTCGCGCTGGTCCTTCTCGAAGCTGCATTCACCCCcggtctcctccgcctcgtcccagTTTCGCATCAGGACGCCCGTGACatcgaaccccgcgctctTGAGGAGCCACGCGGTCACCGCAGAGTCCACCCCACCTGATAAACCCACCGCAACGCGAGGCAgcggcgaggcgtcgtcgatgcgaGGCATGTAGGGCACGACCCGGGCGAGCAGGTTGGGGCACCCTAACACCGCCGCTAGGCGTTCCCTCAaagcctcgcccgcgccgttcacgcCACGGTTCCACGGTCTGACGCAACCCGGGAAGCGCCGCTCATATCCGCGCAACCTTTCCCAAGGAATATCATGCGGAGCCCTCCCCAAGGCTCGCCACAGCGCCCGACGCATCTCGCTGTGGGCGCCCCCCACTTCAGGGGACTCGGTGTCTTGGACGACCCAACCAGGTCTATGAAATTATCATAGTTGGACACGCACTTTCGCCCT
This genomic interval from Micromonas commoda chromosome 13, complete sequence contains the following:
- a CDS encoding predicted protein; its protein translation is MPEKKGPSPAAVCGYAVVGALVGCAATIGAAYPMLKSKWDKDDAPAAVDKNPCAGKKPGKGAGFDNFQCVQSSVMMAVEQAGGNVTLGYNQGTHMKQGQTTLNKPVTTTLAEAGMCPVNVHWHLGAEHVSTGEYDMAHTADTANGPTQPHADARLPAGRKLLAAGGTTYLGGRCTKYPNLSTAQKSDYDWKYCKKMVVGETYEVHWPHSEMGACNTKWQYQLPFYDGVLCRLGEEAYPGKGKFGLGTVGGVEQPLSLQGQIGVQAQVFVVVNDENYYYPDLLRGMIVTNDGPGSNTVMGKEITAYTGSTTGTSRDNTICSAYGPVTWHVDRKCHLISASSFDKMCKDMLDQADDMSDDIYPHGAREHVSDELSANNRDDLGPNGATVSGTGDASTANVYNDRQ
- a CDS encoding predicted protein; this encodes MGKTPEKKSSGKKAPFGTTKGAFGKEGKGGKGRGGRPLGKMECGQEKTKRGGEAVFDDKIRKEWVTGYSKRKTQRRKFAIKQAEEKARKERLQERKERREEMRRNLGLDKQNDEEEEKVVGKVDTEVVEYGSGVTVTVEGLD
- a CDS encoding predicted protein → MPEPGECTDPPRKVTKDDVTISFARSGGAGGQNVNKVNTKVDMRLHLERASDWLHPWVARRLMVLEKNRVNKDGELVIQSSRFRTQSQNVDDALEKMQACLNRASKLPQQKANKTAKKKLVKQAEKANKVRLENKKRGSDKKKLRNKKNIEWD
- a CDS encoding predicted protein; the encoded protein is LPRVAVGLSGGVDSAVTAWLLKSAGFDVTGVLMRNWDEAEETGGECSFEKDQRDARAAARAVGIPLTEVDFVKEYWHSVFEPFLRDFDGGGATPNPDLACNRHIKFGALLDHCLRSLGADLLATGHYARIVRIDETNPPRLLRGIDPDKDQSYFLASVRGESLERACFPLGGLTKREVRELAAGPANLPAAVTRRRSSAGICFIGRKRDFGDFIQEYLPAEGEMRADSSRGDRRGEDSSRGASGSFVSVESGEAVGRHGGLARYTCGQRARLGGASVPWYVVGKDSRGGSNSVYVAPGADHPALFTTSAAITRCFWVSGARPRGMDTDRGAKLSAQTRYGARAVSC
- a CDS encoding predicted protein; this translates as MVVSNVPLQRDLRDDLNANRRRRRNKGAPRGPKDGESKDERQRPAIDRQLPEPRAKEGKQEQGQHQPRPKPQRVKKGRNTRDFEPSQAPPGLKVVVGDASKATLGKKLHGRHVVYVPNFYCEEEDASVYEKLMQEVKAAGSPDMWVPWHEDSHFIANDRDRHGKWKQESPIFMAVVDRIAKYFKMDVKATRFNWYRDAEEWKPYHHDAAAVKPDKAKTQNCTVAVSFGACRDAAFEHAKTGTTVFFPQGNGSAYTFGHDVNCEWRHGIPQVPEELRKEGGIQNAGRVSIIAWGWVDQDRDDISAFKN
- a CDS encoding predicted protein, with amino-acid sequence MDEVISGTNGSPSPRGERAFDSFVSRRPAGEDESWTVIHRGSTGNGTTYRMLRRNGAAPGTADSDGRGGLTQFRLEAVMEGVTAEQLARAQMSDTIRGEWDSTLIFAKRLAATNPGPDSPGNGCELAFWRMKFPMPLSPRDYLFVRRRWERDGAFYGVTRDATGGAGGAADALAACVDGAGGGSFRVRRIFSGQRIKNVTRSTFDRFSSHSDGFDSASPPPSPTSSTHSSSNPTASNFGRRRSTAAELVSVYHEDSGVPAAVISLGACKGLLPYFRNLEAAARGPLGTGEATRLTLEPGRGDVRTSRWRALGTKIGVSTGKGSQLRGVFGRIRSGTLEKEEMWGGCTGENAVKVGRNGLARHRRSTLSKLKSGLHKTIHRTPHRHEHVHAEGRRRRFIVKFAGFLAMMAHAKKRSRAV
- a CDS encoding predicted protein, giving the protein MKSAREFCSPQTERDVVQVRGDLGPTVGGSTHVAASPSPVPSRTAPRRMDGSSERAAELSAGKDEEARLRALRMRSLAPKTSGRDYAQHLRQIGREEATSKNDVFVHKILPGLRYFFQKHHHLNISKTYVIPDDPGVPEAIRGFNLGKRVDNIRTRGDFVRHNAEYLEMLQSVGGETEAERFVWRSKDWIFYHQIMATLRFFKRRHGHLLVPRHYVCPPDPELARFNWGFTLGSVVHDMRDKNKGFYLDQEPERAKALADIDFPWELKSAHTWQIRDVPALAWFRRQHGHLAVPTDYVCPTGRGALASGLPKIALGMHLGRYAARLRQRGTTSPLDELKVKQLNELGFAWSLPDHFVRRTLAPVVTFYVAKYGHLSPPLTYTVPWGIKDVPRWAWGMNLHDRIYSLNRRSGNRWAGENGSREERQARVALIESTVRLARDKHSDEGF